From Glycine max cultivar Williams 82 chromosome 11, Glycine_max_v4.0, whole genome shotgun sequence, the proteins below share one genomic window:
- the LOC100807175 gene encoding cyclin-D3-3: MPRPHSPSFLLCQEHYSFTFQQHSQTLSNTQPSPLTFPDNLQHDLLLSLLSKQRATHSTLSPRHHVVRLISKLSNFHGFSPLTTVLAVNYFDRFVATLRFQSELKPWMTQLTAVACVSLAAKVEETRVPLLSDFQVEESKFLFEAKTIQRMELLVLSTLEWKMNPVTPISFFQHFLTSLGLKRHLHSESLRRCQRLLLSVIADSRVMSYLPSTVAAAIMIHVIKEIEPLNATEYRNQLLGLLKTSEEQVDECYKLMLRLLVCSKGIHNLRRKRLSEPSSPDGVIDASFSCDSSNDSWTVASPSVGPLIKRRKPQDQQMPLPPVNRVAIDVLKTPR; this comes from the exons ATGCCTCGCCCACATTCTCCTTCTTTCCTCCTCTGTCAAGAACACTACTCTTTCACTTTCCAACAACATTCTCAAACTCTCTCCAACACCCAACCTTCTCCTTTGACTTTTCCCGACAACCTCCAACACGACCTCCTTCTCTCTCTACTCTCCAAACAGCGCGCCACGCATTCCACTCTCTCCCCTCGCCACCACGTTGTACGTTTGATTTCTAAACTCTCCAACTTCCACGGCTTCTCTCCTCTCACCACCGTTCTCGCCGTTAACTACTTCGACAGGTTCGTCGCCACCCTAAGGTTTCAGAGCGAACTAAAACCATGGATGACTCAACTGACCGCAGTTGCTTGCGTCTCTCTCGCCGCCAAAGTGGAGGAGACACGAGTGCCACTTCTTTCGGACTTCCAA GTGGAGGAATCGAAATTCTTGTTTGAAGCAAAGACTATACAGAGAATGGAACTCCTTGTGTTGTCCACTCTCGAATGGAAAATGAACCCCGTCACCccaatttctttctttcaacaCTTTCTCACAAGCCTTGGTTTAAAGCGCCATTTGCATTCGGAGTCTCTCCGTAGGTGCCAACGTCTTCTTCTCTCTGTCATTGCAG aTTCAAGGGTTATGAGTTATCTTCCTTCTACAGTGGCTGCTGCTATAATGATCCACGTTATCAAAGAGATTGAGCCGTTGAATGCTACGGAGTACCGAAATCAGCTACTTGGTTTACTTAAAACTAGTGAG GAACAAGTGGATGAGTGCTACAAACTTATGTTGAGACTATTAGTTTGCAGCAAAGGCATTCACAATCTTAGGCGCAAGCGTTTGTCTGAACCTAGTAGCCCAGATGGGGTCATTGATGCATCTTTCAGTTGTGACAGTTCAAATGATTCGTGGACAGTTGCATCACCTTCAGTGGGGCCACTGATTAAGAGGAGAAAACCTCAGGACCAGCAGATGCCGCTGCCTCCGGTGAATCGAGTGGCCATTGATGTTCTAAAAACTCCTCGTTAA